In Aegilops tauschii subsp. strangulata cultivar AL8/78 chromosome 3, Aet v6.0, whole genome shotgun sequence, one genomic interval encodes:
- the LOC109751624 gene encoding probable methyltransferase TCM_000336 has translation MASSLLHCSDKLPFMDVETILHMKEGLDESSYAQNSSLQKRGMDTLKSLIINSATDVYISQMPERFTVADLGCSSGPNALCLVEDIIGGIGKVCCRSSQPPPEFSVLLNDLPTNDFNTIFFSLPEFTHRLKSAAKSDEWGRPMVFLSGVPGSFYGRLFPRTSVHFICSCSSLHWLSQVPPGLFDEAKAPINKGKMYISSTSPPAVSVAYRRQFQRDFSLFLKSRAAEVFPGGRMVLAMLGRQTDECVDRRTTFLWELLSESFAALVSQGLVEQDKVDAYNVPFYAPSLQEIEVEVRLEGSFSLDYVQTYEINLSSSGDAKEDGRTVSMAIRAIQESMLSHHFGPDIVDALFHEYTQLVTESMEREEVKSVQIGVVLTRL, from the coding sequence ATGGCTTCCTCTTTGCTCCACTGCTCCGACAAGCTCCCGTTCATGGACGTGGAGACCATCCTCCACATGAAAGAAGGCCTCGACGAGAGCAGCTACGCGCAGAACTCCTCGCTCCAGAAAAGGGGCATGGACACCCTCAAGAGCCTCATCATCAACTCGGCGACGGACGTGTACATCTCCCAGATGCCGGAGAGGTTCACGGTGGCCGACCTCGGCTGCTCCTCGGGCCCCAACGCGCTCTGCCTGGTGGAGGACATCATCGGGGGCATCGGCAAGGTCTGCTGCCGGTCGTCGCAGCCGCCGCCCGAGTTCTCGGTGCTCCTCAACGACCTCCCCACCAACGACTTCAACACCATCTTCTTCAGCCTGCCGGAGTTCACCCACAGGCTCAAGTCCGCCGCCAAGTCCGACGAGTGGGGCCGGCCGATGGTGTTCCTGTCCGGCGTGCCCGGGTCCTTCTACGGGAGGCTGTTCCCGAGGACCAGCGTGCACTTCATCTGCTCCTGCTCCAGCCTGCACTGGCTCTCCCAGGTCCCGCCGGGCCTCTTCGACGAGGCCAAGGCGCCGATCAACAAGGGGAAGATGTACATATCGAGCACGAGCCCGCCCGCCGTGTCAGTGGCCTACCGGAGGCAGTTCCAGAGGGACTTCAGCCTGTTCCTCAAGTCGCGCGCCGCCGAGGTCTTCCCCGGCGGGCGGATGGTTCTGGCCATGCTCGGCCGGCAGACCGACGAGTGCGTCGACAGGAGGACGACCTTCCTGTGGGAGCTCCTCTCCGAGTCCTTCGCCGCGCTCGTGTCACAGGGGCTCGTGGAGCAGGACAAGGTGGACGCCTACAACGTGCCCTTCTACGCGCCGTCGCTGCAGGAGATCGAGGTGGAGGTGCGGCTGGAGGGGTCCTTCAGCCTCGACTACGTGCAGACGTACGAGATCAACCTCAGCAGCAGCGGCGACGCCAAGGAGGACGGCAGGACGGTGTCCATGGCGATCAGGGCCATCCAGGAGTCCATGCTCAGCCACCACTTCGGCCCGGACATCGTCGACGCGCTGTTCCACGAGTACACGCAGCTCGTCACCGAGTCCATGGAGAGGGAAGAGGTCAAGAGCGTCCAGATAGGGGTAGTCCTCACCAGGTTGTGA